The Lactuca sativa cultivar Salinas chromosome 2, Lsat_Salinas_v11, whole genome shotgun sequence genome includes a window with the following:
- the LOC128132477 gene encoding leucine-rich repeat extensin-like protein 5 translates to MVPSESKKVERYIWGLSPQLQGNVLASKPTTFDSAKELAQQLIDHKASHGTVTTTPEQAKRGSNKRKFWNKKKGQPAQDPTKKQQVVVVHAATTTAKPTPIRHHPPPPSPPTITQPTPQLTITTHLHHPHPLPSPITTTRHHNPLLPLPVTTTSTHHPPKPPPATIITTHQLPPLISTTHYHHSPPLPVTATNHHPLPTTTCHPPKTTKHHHHYHPSPPPPSLTIVTPTLTHHLQKQPPTTCNHHSHPPLPPTTVTTHCLPPLTVTTTKYHHTLPPPLTHQYLTLFIITIHHPPPTSTTTPYHHPYPTSTKTTNQHHPPPSPTPNIHQNHHPPPLPPPSPLPPTTTYHLHHHHPLLTTRNHHYHPPAPPSPSTTNHHKPPPPP, encoded by the exons ATGGTTCCGTCGGAAAGCAAAAAGGTggaaagatacatatggggactatctccccaaCTTCAAGGAAACGTATTGGCCTCAAAGCCaactacctttgacagtgccaaagaACTGGCACAGCAACTCATCGACCATAAGGCCAGCCATGGCACTGTGACAACCACCCCCGAGCAAGCGAAAAGGGGAAGtaacaagaggaagttctggaacaagaaGAAGGGTCAACCTGCTCAAGACCCTACCAAAAAGCAACAAGTGGTTGTTGTGCATGCTGCCACAACCACTGCCAAACCAACTCCGATAAG acaccacccgccaccaccatcaccacctaccATCACCCAACCAACACCACAactcaccatcaccacccacctccaccacccccacCCACTTCcatcacccatcaccaccacccgccaccacaaCCCACTACTACCATTACCCGTCACTACCACctccacccaccacccaccaaaaccaccacctGCCACCATTATCACCACCCACCAACTACCACCACTTATCTCCACCACCCATTACCATCACTCACCACCACTACCTGTCACTGCCACCAACCATCacccactacccaccaccacctgCCACCCACCAAAAACCACCaaacaccaccaccactaccacccgtCACCACCACCCCCATCACTAACCATTGTCACCCCCACCCTCACCCACCACCTGCAAAAACAACCACCCACCACCTGTAATCACCACTCACATCCACCATTACCACCTACCACTGTCACCACCCACTGCTTACCACCACTAACCGTCACCACCACCAAATATCATCACACGCTACCACCACCACTTACCCACCAATACCTAACATTATTCATCATCACCATtcaccacccaccaccaaccAGCACCACCACCCCCTACCATCACCCCTACCCAACATCCACCAAAACTACTAACCAACACCACCCCCCACCATCACCCACACCTAACAtccaccaaaaccaccacccaccaccattaccaccaccatcaccccTACCGCCAACCACCACCTACCACCTCCACCATCACCACCCGCTACTTACCACCAGAAACCACCACTACCACCCACCAGCTCCACCATCACCATCCACCACTAACCACcacaaaccaccaccaccaccatag
- the LOC111901303 gene encoding phosphoserine phosphatase, chloroplastic, producing the protein MEGLICSRIIPIRAYGNQRNTPFFPSYTSSKRRIFYGPIRMMGPSTSPNSKAGSIKPLTASSSDLFDNTLPSKEVLDLWQKAEAVCFDVDSTVCMDEGIDELAEFCGAGKAVAEWTARAMGGSVPFEEALAARLSLFKPSLSTVEDFLEKRPPKLSPGIMELVEKLKGSGKDVYLISGGFRQMINPVASILGVKPENIFANQLLFKSSGEFAGFDANEPTSRSGGKPTAVELIRKTHEYKTVVMIGDGATDLEARRPGCADLFICYGGVQLREAVSSKADWLVFNFKDLINSLE; encoded by the exons ATGGAAGGATTGATCTGTTCGCGAATAATTCCTATTCGTGCTTATGGTAATCAGAGAAACACCCCCTTCTTTCCATCATATACATCGAGCAAAAGAAGAATTTTTTATGGTCCAATCAGAATGATGGGACCTTCCACATCACCCAACTCAAAAGCTGGCTCCATTAAGCCATTAACAGCCTCCTCATCAGACCTATTCGACAATACATTACCTTCCAAAG AGGTTCTTGATTTATGGCAGAAAGCTGAGGCTGTATGCTTTGATGTGGATAGCACTGTGTGTATGGATGAGGGCATCGATGAACTTGCTGAGTTTTGTGGAGCTGGGAAAGCTGTTGCTGAATGGACTGCTAG AGCAATGGGTGGTTCAGTGCCTTTTGAAGAAGCCTTAGCTGCAAGACTCTCTCTATTCAAACCTTCATTATCAACAGTTGAAGATTTTCTTGAAAAGAGGCCCCCAAA ACTTTCACCTGGCATAATGGAATTGGTTGAGAAGCTCAAGGGAAGTGGTAAAGATGTATACCTCATCTCTGGAGGTTTTCGTCAAATGATCAAT CCGGTTGCATCAATCCTAGGGGTAAAACCAGAAAATATATTTGCCAATCAACTCCTATTCAAGAGTTCCGGTGAGTTTGCTGGTTTTGATGCAAATGAGCCAACTTCTAGAAGCGGAGGAAAACCAACTGCAGTTGAACTAATAAGAAAG ACTCATGAATACAAGACAGTAGTAATGATTGGCGATGGTGCGACTGATCTTGAG gctCGCAGACCAGGATGTGCGGATCTTTTTATCTGCTATGGTGGCGTCCAACTTAGGGAGGCTGTGTCTTCAAAAGCGGATTGGTTGGTGTTCAACTTCAAAGACCTTATAAACTCTTTGGAATAA